The sequence ACATACCCGCTCCGCCAGCCAAGTGCTCAATGCAAAGCCAACGGCGGTGGCCTCTGGCAACCCCGCCAGTCCCGCTACGACTCTCGCCGCTCCTCGCCCCGACGGGTCCTCGAGGAAGACGACGAGTCCGAGGACGAGGGTCCATTGCCCAAGCAATCCCGACTCCGCATGTACCGCGCCTGGGACTGAGTCCCTTGTCTGTTCTGCCTTTTCGTCTCCCATCCGCGCTAGTAGCCTCATCTTAATTGCTCTCGGTCTACCATGCCACGCTTTCTATGCAACCGACTGCATGCTTTCGGATACTCCGCGTCGTCCCTCCACATCCGTATAATCATTTATGATACTATTTATCACCTTCTGTATCGGTTAGCGCTTTGCGTTGTACTGGTGCCCCTGTTCTTCTATGTTGTCTTAAACCTGTACTTCTGCGATGTTATGGTGGTCAATCTTTTGTTTATCCTCTATGTCTTACATCTCTCTGTCTCGCTGGGCTCTTGTTCATCTGTATTTTTTCTGCATCGGTTTTGTGTCAATCGATATCTCTGCGTTCATCCCACACAATTCATCCCGCGTGAATAAGTAACAAGGTTCAATTTCAACCCGGCCAGGACGTTCCAGTTGGAAACAGAAACACTCTTCTTGGCGCTCAAGAAGGCAAgagaatgttccaaaaatggaTACCCGGACTTGAGAGAGGGGATCCCCATTCCCCAAGGTAAATCGTGGATCGTCCTCTCTCTTGGGTGAAAACCTGCCCAAGCCGGGTCCGATAAATCCCTTGGACTGGCAGGCGGGGGAGGGAGCGACGTCCGAGCACCCCGAATCTCGACAACTGAATGCCACACGcaggtatatgcgcatacGGCCGAGACCGCGCCATTCCCTTGTGATTTCGCCCGCACCATTCAGTCGCTCCCCATCTACATCCGTATCAGTATCTGCATCTCCCATCCTCTAGATCTCCTACCCACCTCCTCTCCCCTTCCGACACTCTTCCCTGGCTCAAGCTTTGAGCCGTTCCACAACTCACCACCCACTCCTTCCATGTCCGGATCTGATCCCACGAAATCAGGGCCATCTATAGGGGCTCCTCACTATTGCGCGCAACGTGTTGGGTTCTGCATATGATACCTACCCAAACCTCCTTGGAACATCACCTCGAGAACTCGAACTTGCTGAGGTTATGCCGGGTGGCTGTGTTGACTTGTGATCCCCCCCCCTCGTACACGTCTCGCAAGTCTGGCCTTGGAGCGTAGTCATGTGTTTGTCTTGTCATGTTCGAGTTATTTTGGGATTACGAATCCGATGGGGGGGGTCATTTCGCCGTGGTTGTTCAAATAGAGTCTTGTTCTGGGTCTTGCGTGATCTCGCTAAACATTGTTGGTTTTTTTGGTCATTCATTTCGTCCTTGCCGTTGTTTGAGACCTGTGTAAATGGGGAAAATGGGGCGCAATGTCCTTTTTTTGACACACCCCGCTCACGTACAGAATTATTGGATACCAGGTCGCATAAATTCATCCTCCATCTGAACAACTCCGCTTTGTCCTGTGGCGCGCGTCGGAGGTCGGTGGGATGAATTTGATTTCTGTGTTCTCCCGACTCGCTCCTTGGTTTAAGCGAGCGAAATGAACGAATGAATACATGAATGAATGGACGAATCCATATCAGATCTCTCTCGCTCGATGACAACTCGGCAGAACATGTTATTTTTCTCTtgtttttttctctctctcgcTTGCTGATATGATCAGGTTGAATTCCGTCCTTGTTCTGAATCAGATCATGATCAGGTTCAGTGTGGGGGAACAGGAGGGGGGGACACTTGGTCAACTGGGGATCGAGCTCATGGCCAAGATCACAGAATGAACTGTATGACGATGCCGGAATTCAAATGGGTTATTCTGTCCCCCCCCTTAAGGCCTCCCTTCTTCATTCCAGGCCCCCCGAACCTTTATTCATTTCAACCTGCGTTCCACGCATAATTACAACAACGATCTGGCTATGCCATATAAAGTGATCAATCAGAATCTATGATTGTATGCATACGTGATCGACATGACTAGGACTAGATGATAATTAGTCCCGTTTATTTCATCGAGACGTCACTGGACCTGCGTGGCTCACCGGTGAATAGTCTCGGCCCAATCATCAGCGGGGATCTTTAAAATTCAATACCAATAATTTAATGTGGCGGAGACCTAACATTCGTTAGTCTATCTAGGCTAGCTAATGAGTGGGCAGAACTTTACACACGGTTTGAGGGTGCTCCCTCTTCTTCACCAGAGGTGCACACGAAAGGAATTTTGACCCACGCAAGATACGCGATTCGCCCTTTGGTTCGTGGTGACCTCACTATGACAGCCCCCACCCCGATCAACCTTCTCCTACGGCTTCCCTCGCCACATACAGCACCCCCCTCCTCACCGCATACCCGAGCGCGAACCCGCCCGGGGGACAGTCCTGCGCCTGTGTCCGCTCGATAAAGCAGGTCCAAATGAGCTCATCATGCTATCTCCGCGATAACCCCTCGTCGCGTGGAAGTTTCTGACGTCAGCTTttggggagggggaggaatAGGAGCTTAACCGTGTGTGGTGCCTGGGGTAGAGTCCCAAGGCCCGTGAGTTTGGTGGCGGATCATACGCATCACCATCATCATGGGGAGTGTTGTTTTTACCCCATGTAATGGTTGGAAGAAGGTGTGGAGTCGTCGAGGCAGAATGGCCGTACACGGCCAAGTCGAGAGGATACGTTCGCACGCGAATGCTTGTCAACCTAGGATTATTTTCGGCCTGTTTGAGTGAGCTCGGTCTTGGTGGGTGGAAAAGCTGGTGGAGTCGAGTTAGCGCAATCGGTTAGAAGACCGCGAAAATTAGGAGGTATTCTTCATTACTATGAACGCATAGTCTCCACCGCCCGAGTGTGACACTCACCAAAAGATAGATGCTGAAATAACAATCGAATTTACTCTTCTCGAACATCGACCATATGCTCAGTGGCGTTTGGGAAGGGCGACACCAACAATACGCGACGGGGCTGAAGCCCGTTTAACTCACTAGTATATCCAGGGGTAGATATATTGGCTTCTAGTTGTGATCCATGACGCAACACCGAAGCTAAACGTACACCCGCTACACATCGGGTCGTGCCCAGAGATCGACACATAAATAATTGAACAAAGCAAAGCGTGACACGGATAGATCACTCGTGCTCGTCGTGGGTGATCTACAGAATCATCATTCAGTTGGTTCAATAGGAGCAACACAACCGCCGACTGAATATAATTGATCTATATGGACTCACCCTAGCGAATCTAGACGCATCCCACTCGTCTTCGTCGCTCAGAACATCCAATTGATCACGGGGCAACCACCACTCTAAAAATGCAAAGAAGAAACAATCAACGACAAGAATGATCACGTAGATCGGCCCGGCGAACATCCCCAAGTCGTATGTCCTATTGAACGTCATCAGTAACTAGACCGCCACACGGAGGTCCGGTCCATACCGGCATAATCGTTCCCAAAACGAGAGAGGTTCCTTGGTGGCAACCCAATTGTATATCTCATTCGTCCGCTGCGCCACGTCCGTCCAGCTATACATTGATTTAATTCGCTCGTGTGCTTTTTGTGGATTGTGTTTGCCTTTTGTGACAATGGCAATAGCTTCTCCAAGTGCGCGGGTCACATCTGTGTTGCTTGTGAATAAATACAAACATATTTCAAACAAGCGCGTACCGTCTTCCTCGGGCATTGCGAACGATATCATATCTTGAGGCAGAACTTCAGGTACACCTCCGACTCGGGTGCTCACCACATATAATCCTGTGCAAGCGGCTTCCAGAAGACCGATTCCGAAAGATTCGGTTAATGACGTATTCAGATAGATGTCTCCTTTCAACAATGTCTAGATATGAACATTGGAGCGTCAATCAATCAATTGAGGCTGAGCAGATACATACCTCATGAACTTGATCATGGCGTAAAGAGCCCAGAAGATGAATTCTGTCTTGTAACATGTGCCTCTCACGCATCTGAAGCAGGTTAGTCAACTTTGGACCATCACCGCCTGAATATAGATCAACGAATGTGTTGCTCGCATAGACAAAGGACTTACCAATAACAAAGTGCACTTGAGGGAATTGAGCGCATATTCGCGGAGCGGCTGCGACTAGCAAGTCTACTCCTTTTCGGTAGGCCAAACGCGAAATCACAACGATAGTGACTACACCAGACAGAGTTAAAACGCGTAGCTACGCGTAGCTACGCGTCTCGGACTGAAACGTACTTTGCTTCTTTAGGTCACGCTGAGTTACAGGGCCTGGCTGAAATTGCTCTGGCAATATTGCATTCGGGACGACAAAGAATCGCGGATCGGCCGGATTTTGGAGAACTTCAACAACTGCATTAGCGCGCAACATGGTATTCTCGCGGCTGCGGATGTGTTAGAAAGTTACGGACGAAAACAAATGTGCAAGTACCCGGTATGTGAAACGCCAATTATAGCATCTACACTTTTCAACGCCCCAGCCAAGAGTTTATTTGTCAAAATACCGGTAGCGTCGTCAAGGCTAAATAGGCTATGATCTGTAAAAACCGTGCGTATGCCGAGGTGGTGTGAATGCAAAAGCCCTTCGTGGGCAAGGGAACTCAGGCTGCACAAACGAATATGAATACATTGGGCGAGAGCCGTGTATATGTCGTACCTCGCATGTCCGTGAACGAATTGTACCCGCTCTCGCAACATAATCGTTCGAAAGTACGGGAGGAACGTGAAAAAGTTAGGCAACGTCGCTGAAGCCGTGAGTGTCACGAATGGTATATGATACACTTTGATCCCGGGATTCAGCCATCGCACACCATGGCGATTGGGTGGATGGGAATGTGTTATTATAATTACCTGGTCTAGTCTGGTTAAGGAAGGCATCTCGGGTATAGAATAACGCGCCTGACCTTGTGACCCAGTCTTTGGAGATGTACACTCAGCATATAAATGTGATTCTCTACTCCGCCGACGTTTGGATGAAAAAAGTCGCAAATCATACTATCATCAAACTCGTCAAGATGTACCAAATCATTTTTCTCGGCATGATACTTGCGCGACCTTGAAGCCCATGATAGGCTATGCCGTGTGATTGTATTATATTCGTTAAGTCTATACCCAGATGAGGTGTGTGTATAATAATATGCCGAGGACAAGTGAGGAAGTCGCCACCCGAATGGGAAGTCAGGAATCGAGATCAAGTTCTCCTATGGTCACGTGTACTGGAGACGTGGCTATAGTCAGGTGATCCGGCAAACGATTCATTTGTCCCTATTCAGGAAATCCTTGGGGCTTATTCATTCGCGGAATATAACATTTGTGAGCAGCGATCATGGTAAAACTGTGGCTTCCATCGTGGATCATCAATGAATGGAGAAGCAGAATCTGGTATCGACCTTGAACATCCGAATGTTTACTCAAATTTCAGGTACTTCCGCCTCGTTCGCCGACAATATCATCCATCCAATCATCGGTTAATTAAGGTTAGAATGTATCCTTCAAAGCGTATACCGCCACATACTCAAAAGGTATAGATGTGTAGTTATATCTTGTAAATCTGTGCATGCCTCGGGCGAGGTTGATCCCCCATCAAGAGCACTGCCTTTCCGATATCCAATCTCCCCAAAGGATCGTATCCGTTGTATATTTTGAGAAGAGGCCCATGCCTATCCCCCATGATTTCATTAGTGGGTTAATGTGCAAGCGCGATGACCACGTATGCATTGGATATTCCACATCTATCGACGTTAATCAAGTGTCATTCAGATCGATAGGCTCAAGCTTTCCTTGTCTCGAGATTCGCCGATGAACTCTACCTTGAGTAGCCTAGATGGAAACATATTGTACGTTGCGAGTGGTAACGAACAGGAGACTGGACGCTTTTGTAAAGCCGGTGACTGGACCAGGATCGAGCGTAAATGCGAGTACGAAATTACGGTCGTATGGCGTGTGGATAGGGATGAAATGATATATGTAATATGAAAGTCACCCAACGACGAATGCTCTAGTAGAGTCAGGCAGGCTGACCCATTTACAGAGCTACTTCAAATAGATAATAGGTTGTGGAGCAGGTGTGACCAACATTGGCGAATAATGATGGTCAACGCATATCGTGTTTCAGCAACCGATTTTTCCACAATACTACCAGTTAAATGTTTCAATGGGAAATGGTTACTGGGTGACTTTAAGTTAGTGCGTACAAACCCATCGATCCACTACCCGAAAGATGATTCTCATTGTGTGAAAAAGCGCATGTATGAAACAATGAGACTGGCCTGCAATGGCCTATTGTTAGCCAAATCGGGGCATTTTTAACGAAAAGAAGAATGCATGTATCGGCCTATCTGAACAGACGGCTGATGGCTAAGATCATTTTATCAGTGCGGCTGATTCACTTGTCCAGCCGAATATATGCCAAACAGGTTTTGACAGCTATCATGAAGAGCGTCAGTTATTATCAGAGGCGATCATATGCTCTGGAGGGGGCCGGTGCCTCACCATACCGTGACCCGCCATTGACTAGCATGTTTCTGTGCACCTCTAATGAAACGACCTATGACGTGCCGGAGCGTTTTGATTAAAAGCCTCCATCAACCTTCATCTTTGTACATCATCGATAGGCTGTCAACCTTTGTTCTGTCGTTTGAGATGAATCTCGATATACTTGCGCATTCGGATCTCGGCTCGCATCCATTGTTCACTTATCGATTAGCACGCTTTTAGATGTCTACAAATCAGGCTCTGTGATGCTTTTAATTCTTCGAGTTGGTTCCGTCATGTGTTCCAGTACCCATAATCCATCTGAATGACCGTTATTTCGCGGGTACCTTGATTAGAGTCATTCATGAACTTACTCGGCATATCATTGTTCTCGGCCCGCCAGTTGGCTTCTTCTAGATCCTTTGCTACCCCTGTCACAACATGCCTGTGATCCACATTGAGAAACTCTGGTCTATAAACTATGCGCCAGAAGATACCTTTGAACCAGTCTTCGAGTGGCTTCTGGTATGTCCACCTCGATCAACCATCGCTCGTCAAGTGCTTCTGCCGCGAGTTTCCACTCTGGAGTATCAATGAATGTGTAGAGCCCTTCGATTACTACTATCCGATGTGAAGGAAGAATGGATTGACCGTTTGGGGTAGGATCTTTTAGCGCGTGGTCGAATGTGGGTGCATATATGATGGAGGTTTGCGGCGGGGGCGTGACGCTGAACGAAGGGCTTTGTCGGAGAGCTGTTACGAACTTGACGTACGAAGCAGAGTCAAACGTAAAGGCTGGTGACGACGGACGGTTAGATGGTGGGACTATTGTTAGCTTGGTTAACTCACCGGCCCCTCTGCGATCATAGGCTTCTTTCACATTGTCGAATTTATCTAATTCTGCACGACTGAGGTTGATGCATAATGATTCATGACTCAATCATGCATGAGTAAAGATCTAAATTACCTGTAATGCCAGCCGTCCAACCCTACGAGGACAGCAGCTCCATTCTCTAGCAAATTAATCTTTTCGACTATTTTCTTGGATAGAGTGGTTTTACCACTGGAAGGAATTCCACATATCCCAACAAGGAATCGGCGCTCTGTGGATAGACTGAATCAAGACGAGTTTATATTAGCCGAACTGGACTAGTGTTGAAATGGCCGACGGCTTGAGATAATACCCTTTAAGTTTGTCAATGAGATATGTAACTAGCGAATCAGCCACTGCGTCCATTGTACCTGCCGGTCGTCCCAACTTCGTTAATTAGAACTGTGGTTGATCTTGTGTTCAGTTGGTGACAAGAACACTGGCGTCATAGCCACCTCTGGCTTGGTCAGCACAGCGCCTAGTGGAGAGCTCGTCGGCAACCACCATCACAGTCGGCCAAAATCTCGTTCTCGCAGCAAAATGGATCGATCTGCCGGCCACGAAAAGTCCCCCGACTCGAGCGAAGTCGACCCGTTTGTACACAATATTGCTATCAAACTATCTCGAGCTCTGAATATTGTGAATCCCAACGACCTACTCGCCACGCGAGTTATTAACATTGTTAAATCTAATAGCCCCGACGGGTTTATCAAAGGTGCGCCTAGTTTTCCCCACTTGGGTGGATTGTGATTGAGTACAGCTGTCACtgataaaaggtcttgtgtGATTTGACAGCTGCACGAGCATTTGGCAAGTTTCAAGATTCGTTTTTACAGGATATACATTCGGAAATTAGTATACATCTTGACCAGCAGAAGGATGGTCATGTACCCCAACCGATAGCCGGGATCGAGGTGCATGACAGCGAAGTGCTGGAGCCGGAAGCTCCAAGGGCAGGTGGATTAATGCGGCCTGACGGTACTGTATGTTCTTTTTCTCTTGTGGCAGAGTCACCACATGCTGACCACAATACACAGAGACACACGTTCCGGGCCCCAGCTAAATTAGAACCGCCGACACCTCGGACTTCTGTTCTTGGTCTTGACAGGCTCGCCCGGGAGAAACGAATCAATGCGACCCTAGAGGCAGCAAGGAAAAAACCCCGACTTGATATGCCTGCTGACGGAGATGTGAACCAGTCGGTATTTAAAGGTACGGTGAACTATTAGTAGATCGTGTAGCCAGGCTGACTCACTGTAATACGTCAGTTCCCGCGTTACCTGCGAGATTACAGAACCAGAACCCACGTCAACGAGCAGAGGAAACCCCTTCGCATGGTGGGGGTTTGAGCGACGCGGCCCGGAAGCGTTTGGACGATTATCGTCGATCGAGGGACCAGCAACACGGTACGTTTCTTATCAGCCTCTGCGATTTCTTAACCTTACATTATTATATCTGTCTTTTTGTTATTAGACGGAGTTGCTGCGCCGCGTGAGTCTCGAGACGATGCACCTCGTGGACTGGGCGACTTTCAACAGCGAGCCAACAAGGACCGCCGTAGGGGTAGATACGACCGAAGCCAATTCGCTGAACCTCCTACCCCAAGTGCGAGTGTCCGGGTTCCGAACGTCGGCTGGGATTCTACTCCCAGGGTAGGTGGAGGTTCAAACGAAGGCGGCTGGGGACGTGTGAAGGAACAGCGATGGGATGCGACTCCCATGGCCAAACGAAAAGgagacgaagacgaggatgaaTTTGGCGGTGCCCTTGAAACAAGAGAGtgggaagaagaacaagTTAGGTTGGACCGAGATTGGTATATGACCGGTGAAGAAGGCGGGGTGGTAAGTTTCTCAGCCCAACAGTCGGATCACCTCTCATGCCAAACCTTAGGTTGGAAACGAGGAGTATAACCCACTTGCGCAATACGAAGATTTGGATGCTGTTAAACAGGCTGAGATTGCTACTAAGCAAGTGGTACGTGATCAGTATCTGTGACCGCAACGATTGACTAATGGGAATGTACAGAAAAAGATATCCGCTCGTCAAGCCCAATATGTATGTGCCACACACTTCGGACCGATGGTGCTTGCTAATGCCTTTGATAGAATGCCGACAATGACCTCTGGGAAGCCAACCGGATGGTTACGTCAGGTATCGCTTCTCGCAAACAGCTCGACCTCGATTTCGCAGAGGATGATTCTGAAAGTACTGTCCATGTCTTGGTACACGATCTCAAGCCTCCTTTCCTCGATGGACGCACGGTTTTTACCAAACAACTTGAACCCATCAACCCTCTGCGTGACGCAACTAGTGATATGGCCGTATTTGCCAAAAAGGGGAGCGCTCTAGTTAAAGAGAAGCGTGAACAGGCGGAGCGGGCCCGTGCAGCTGCTAAAATGGCAGCCTTGGGAGGAACAGCTTTGGGCAACATCATGGGTGTCAAGGACGAAGAAGCAGAGGCGGAAAATGAGGCGGAAAAAAATGCGGCGGGTAAGAAGGAAGAGGATTACAAGGGCGACTCCAAGTTTGCGAGCCATCTCAAGACGAATGCTGCCACCTCGTCCTTTGCCAAGTCTCGAACGCTCAAGGAGCAACGAGAGTACCTGCCTGCGTTTGCCTGTCGTGAAGACTTGATGAAGACTATTCGCGAGAATCAAGGTACGGACGAATGTGCTTTTTATTACTCATCTCTAATTTCTGTTGCAGTGATCGTCGTCGTTGGTGAAACCGGATCCGGAAAAACGACTCAATTGGCACAGTTCTTGTACGAAGACGGCTATTGTAAACATGGTATTATTGGATGCACACAACCGCGTCGTGTTGCAGCAATGTCCGTGGCGAAGCGTGTTAGTGAAGAAATGGAGGTAAGTTCATCAATACCACCGCCTAAGATGGGAGTGGGCTTAGACAATCTCATAGGTCACTCTCGGTTCGACTGTCGGATACGCAATCCGTTTCGAAGATTGTACCTCCAAAGAAACAAAGATCAAGTGTGCGTATCTCGAGCATTGTCATTACCTGCAATGCTAATACGGATCCCTAGACATGACTGATGGTGTCTTGCTACGTGAATCCTTGAATGAGGGCGATCTCGATCGTTACAGCGTTATTATTCTTGATGAGGCACACGAGCGATCGCTTAGTACTGACGTACTGATGGGTTTGCTCAGGAAGAGTACGTGTTTTTGTGGTGGTTCGAAACTGCCGACTAATTTCATTTGTTTAGTTTTATCACGCAGGCGAGACTTGAAGTTGATCGTCACCTCTGCTACTATGAATGCTGAAAAGGTAAGTATCACAATTACGACACTGGCTTGTAATTCACATTTCTTCTCTCTAGTTCTCCGATTTCTACGGACAGGCCCCTTGCTTTACAATTCCCG comes from Rhizoctonia solani chromosome 4, complete sequence and encodes:
- a CDS encoding glycosyltransferase family 4 protein, producing the protein MLRERVQFVHGHASLSSLAHEGLLHSHHLGIRTVFTDHSLFSLDDATGILTNKLLAGALKSVDAIIGVSHTGRENTMLRANAVVEVLQNPADPRFFVVPNAILPEQFQPGPVTQRDLKKQITIVVISRLAYRKGVDLLVAAAPRICAQFPQVHFVIGGDGPKLTNLLQMRERHMLQDRIHLLGSLRHDQVHETLLKGDIYLNTSLTESFGIGLLEAACTGLYVVSTRVGGVPEVLPQDMISFAMPEEDDVTRALGEAIAIVTKGKHNPQKAHERIKSMYSWTDVAQRTNEIYNWVATKEPLSFWERLCRTYDLGMFAGPIYVIILVVDCFFFAFLEWWLPRDQLDVLSDEDEWDASRFARLFHPPRPSSLKQAENNPRLTSIRVRTYPLDLAVYGHSASTTPHLLPTITWGKNNTPHDDGDAYDPPPNSRALGLYPRHHTRLSSYSSPSPKADVRNFHATRGYRGDSMMSSFGPALSSGHRRRTVPRAGSRSGMR
- a CDS encoding uridine kinase — encoded protein: MDAVADSLVTYLIDKLKGYYLKPLSTERRFLVGICGIPSSGKTTLSKKIVEKINLLENGAAVLVGLDGWHYSRAELDKFDNVKEAYDRRGAAFTFDSASYVKFVTALRQSPSFSVTPPPQTSIIYAPTFDHALKDPTPNGQSILPSHRIVVIEGLYTFIDTPEWKLAAEALDERWLIEVDIPEATRRLVQRHVVTGVAKDLEEANWRAENNDMPNGLWVLEHMTEPTRRIKSITEPDL
- a CDS encoding Helicase associated domain (HA2), whose translation is MDRSAGHEKSPDSSEVDPFVHNIAIKLSRALNIVNPNDLLATRVINIVKSNSPDGFIKAARAFGKFQDSFLQDIHSEISIHLDQQKDGHVPQPIAGIEVHDSEVLEPEAPRAGGLMRPDGTRHTFRAPAKLEPPTPRTSVLGLDRLAREKRINATLEAARKKPRLDMPADGDVNQSVFKVPALPARLQNQNPRQRAEETPSHGGGLSDAARKRLDDYRRSRDQQHDGVAAPRESRDDAPRGLGDFQQRANKDRRRGRYDRSQFAEPPTPSASVRVPNVGWDSTPRVGGGSNEGGWGRVKEQRWDATPMAKRKGDEDEDEFGGALETREWEEEQVRLDRDWYMTGEEGGVVGNEEYNPLAQYEDLDAVKQAEIATKQVKKISARQAQYNADNDLWEANRMVTSGIASRKQLDLDFAEDDSESTVHVLVHDLKPPFLDGRTVFTKQLEPINPLRDATSDMAVFAKKGSALVKEKREQAERARAAAKMAALGGTALGNIMGVKDEEAEAENEAEKNAAGKKEEDYKGDSKFASHLKTNAATSSFAKSRTLKEQREYLPAFACREDLMKTIRENQVIVVVGETGSGKTTQLAQFLYEDGYCKHGIIGCTQPRRVAAMSVAKRVSEEMEVTLGSTVGYAIRFEDCTSKETKIKYMTDGVLLRESLNEGDLDRYSVIILDEAHERSLSTDVLMGLLRKILSRRRDLKLIVTSATMNAEKFSDFYGQAPCFTIPGRTFPVEMFHSKSPCEDYVDSAVKQVLQIHLSLPPGDILVFMTGQEDIEVTCQVVTERLSQLDDPAPLAVLPIYSQMPADLQAKIFEATSDGRRKVIVATNIAETSLTVDGILYVVDSGYSKLKVYNPKVGMDALQITPVSQANANQRTGRAGRTGAGFCYRLYTEMAFRNEMFPNTIPEIQRTNLANTVLLLKSLGVKNLLEFDFMDPPPQANILNSMYQLWVLGALDNVGDLTPVGRKMSEFPMEPSMAKMLITSVEYKCSAEMLTIVSMLSVPSVFYRPKERQEEADAAREKFSVNESDHLTLLNVFQMWKTYGYRDDWCMKHFLHPKLLRKAREVRQQLEDIMKMQKMEIISAGTDFDVVRKAICSGYFHQAARVKGIGEFVNIRSGLPTHLHPTSALYGLGYTPSYVIYHELIMTSKEYMTQVTAVDAYWLAELGSVFYSVKEKNFDERGARRKADREFSKRAELESEMARQRDEVAKKQAESEASSNERKSSARIAVPGTPRHVGIGAGARVGQTPRRRVGL